From a single Brassica rapa cultivar Chiifu-401-42 chromosome A01, CAAS_Brap_v3.01, whole genome shotgun sequence genomic region:
- the LOC103847384 gene encoding uncharacterized protein LOC103847384: MEQPPDRTKRPWRFTTFVYTSSISFLLLSILILSFTTHDLYKTLPLRFISTYLQSLSSNSKSDTLKTPSHCVLWMAPFLSSGGYSSEAWSYILSLHHNLKPPKFRITIEHHGDLQSIEFWNGLATETKELAIEMHKTECRPNETIVVCHSEPGAWYPPLFETLPCPPYGYYGDFAAVIGRTMFETDRVNDEHVERCNGMDRVWVPTEFHVASFVKSGVDSSKVVKIVQPVDVEVFDPLKYEPLDLVEIGDLVLGGSGTRSLGFVFLSVFKWEKRKGWDVLLKAYLREFSGEDNVALFLLTNAYHSDRDFGNKIVDFVKELSLEEGEDGYPFVYVIDKHIAQVDLPRLYKAADAFVLPTRGEGWGRPIVEAMAMSLPVIATNWSGPTEYLTEENGYPLVVEEMSEVKEGPFEGHQWAEPSVDKLRVLMRRVMSEPDEAKVKGRRGREDMVKKFAPEVVAKVVADQIERIFEEKIRR; the protein is encoded by the coding sequence ATGGAGCAACCACCAGATCGAACGAAGCGACCATGGAGATTCACCACGTTCGTCTACACTTCTTCAATCTCATTCCTTCTCCTTTCTATACTCATACTCTCCTTCACCACGCACGATCTCTACAAAACCCTACCTCTGAGATTCATCTCCACCTATCTTCAATCTCTCTCCTCCAATTCCAAATCCGATACTCTTAAAACTCCGTCCCATTGCGTGTTATGGATGGCTCCTTTCCTCTCGAGCGGCGGCTACAGCTCCGAAGCATGGTCCTACATCTTATCCCTCCACCACAACCTCAAACCCCCTAAGTTCCGAATCACAATCGAGCACCACGGCGATCTCCAATCAATCGAGTTCTGGAACGGTTTAGCCACAGAGACGAAAGAGCTCGCCATCGAAATGCACAAAACAGAGTGTAGACCCAACGAGACGATCGTCGTCTGCCACAGCGAGCCTGGCGCGTGGTATCCGCCCTTGTTCGAGACGCTTCCTTGTCCTCCTTACGGTTACTACGGAGACTTTGCGGCTGTGATCGGTAGAACAATGTTTGAGACTGATAGAGTCAATGACGAGCACGTGGAGCGGTGTAACGGAATGGATCGTGTTTGGGTTCCTACTGAGTTTCATGTAGCGTCGTTTGTGAAAAGCGGTGTTGATTCGTCTAAGGTTGTTAAGATTGTGCAGCCTGTTGATGTTGAGGTGTTTGATCCTTTAAAGTATGAGCCTTTGGATTTGGTGGAGATTGGGGATTTGGTTTTGGGTGGCTCTGGAACGAGGAGTTTAGGGTTTGTGTTCTTGAGTGTGTTTAAGTGGGAGAAGAGGAAAGGTTGGGATGTGTTGTTGAAAGCTTACTTGAGAGAGTTCTCTGGTGAAGACAATGTTGCTCTTTTCTTGTTGACTAACGCTTATCATTCAGATAGAGATTTTGGGAACAAGATTGTTGATTTTGTGAAAGAGTTGAGTCTTGAAGAGGGGGAAGATGGTTACCCTTTTGTTTATGTGATTGATAAACACATAGCTCAGGTTGATTTGCCTCGGTTGTACAAAGCGGCTGATGCGTTTGTGTTGCCTACGAGAGGGGAAGGATGGGGACGGCCGATAGTGGAAGCTATGGCGATGTCTTTGCCTGTGATTGCTACGAACTGGTCTGGGCCCACGGAGTATCTGACTGAAGAGAATGGTTATCCGTTGGTGGTTGAGGAGATGAGTGAAGTGAAGGAAGGTCCTTTTGAAGGGCATCAATGGGCAGAGCCTTCTGTTGATAAGCTTAGGGTGCTGATGAGGCGTGTGATGAGTGAACCTGATGAAGCGAAGGTTAAAGGGAGGCGTGGAAGAGAGGATATGGTCAAGAAGTTTGCTCCTGAGGTTGTGGCTAAGGTTGTTGCGGATCAAATCGAAAGAATCTTTGAAGAGAAAATAAGAAGATGA
- the LOC103848583 gene encoding probable aspartic proteinase GIP1 has translation MSRLFIFLNIIFVLIANTTSLTEHNLKPKPKPNTFVIPVFKDTRSGLYYTNVTVGKPPVVANLVVDVRGSALWFECDTVGYNSTTSTPVPCGSPGCEQTKDKCTTCQAYLKSELTFNTQIATLINDDVMLRYMSPSSAYVAPKLPVRARIACRGYFEGMMNMLPAGTLGILGLGNSSTSFVSSLLSSYKIPFKVSLCLPSKPGNNPGSVYIGGSLKRKDLTGLLVSTPLISNRETKEHGEDYNYFIDVKSIEVNGKRLSFDHDLLKNKRGHWGRTKIYTLLEAYIYKALVRAFSEKTKKRKAVYPFTDCFSYKSFGEKSLLGKETPVISLVLGEGAKWDIYGPNSLVKVNKNVVCLAFQEADEFESLFPIEIGGYQMEDNLVEFDLEASKFSFTSSLLRHNTSCSPQ, from the coding sequence TCCTGTCTTCAAGGACACCAGAAGTGGTCTCTACTATACCAACGTGACGGTTGGCAAGCCACCAGTTGTTGCTAACCTAGTCGTAGACGTTAGAGGCTCAGCCTTATGGTTTGAATGCGATACGGTGGGCTATAACTCAACCACGTCAACCCCTGTCCCCTGCGGGTCCCCCGGCTGCGAACAAACTAAAGATAAATGCACCACTTGTCAAGCTTACCTCAAATCCGAGTTAACCTTTAACACCCAGATCGCTACACTTATTAACGACGATGTCATGCTAAGGTACATGTCTCCATCATCAGCTTACGTTGCACCCAAACTTCCAGTGAGGGCGCGTATAGCTTGTAGAGGTTACTTCGAGGGCATGATGAATATGCTTCCGGCTGGTACTCTGGGCATTCTCGGTCTCGGTAATAGCTCCACATCTTTCGTTAGTAGCCTCCTCTCTTCTTACAAGATTCCCTTTAAAGTCTCTCTTTGTTTGCCTTCCAAACCTGGAAACAACCCCGGGTCCGTTTACATCGGCGGCAGCCTGAAACGTAAAGACCTCACGGGGTTATTGGTTTCCACTCCTCTTATCTCGAACCGGGAAACAAAAGAGCACGGGGAGGACTACAACTATTTCATAGATGTCAAATCTATCGAAGTCAACGGTAAGAGGCTCTCTTTCGACCATGATTTGTTGAAAAACAAGAGGGGTCATTGGGGACGCACGAAGATTTACACTCTCTTGGAGGCGTACATTTACAAAGCTCTTGTCAGAGCCTTCTCGGAGAAAACCAAGAAGCGAAAAGCTGTGTATCCTTTCACTGACTGCTTTAGCTATAAAAGTTTTGGAGAAAAGTCTCTGTTGGGCAAGGAAACTCCGGTGATTAGTTTGGTGTTGGGAGAAGGAGCAAAGTGGGATATATACGGACCAAACTCGCTTGTAAAGGTAAACAAAAATGTTGTGTGTCTAGCGTTTCAGGAAGCTGACGAGTTTGAGTCACTGTTTCCAATCGAGATCGGAGGGTATCAAATGGAAGATAATCTAGTTGAGTTTGATCTTGAGGCTTCAAAGTTTTCTTTCACTTCTTCTCTTTTGCGTCACAACACATCATGTAGTCCACAATAA